The Deinococcus hopiensis KR-140 genome has a window encoding:
- a CDS encoding ROK family protein: MTAQTVGRWSDISAAERAVVEAVFWGRDLSRSELGRRVGFSKSKLGAEVAGLITAGVLEERGAHASTGGRRAEGLSLSRDLGVLAAVDLGATSLDVALLSPTLEVLDALTEDTDVRRGPGPVMARVKALVRQLLRARGLREGDVLAVGMGLPGPVEFQSGLPVNPPIMPGWEGFSIRDDLAEMLDAPVYVDNDVNIAALAELWHGGQQPQNFFVVKVGTGIGCGIVCGGEIYRGADGAAGDVGHILVDPLGPRCHCGNVGCVEVMAAGPAIAREATAAAQAGESPLLADWLEANGRLDPPDVARAAREGDPVANAIIQKSGLLIGQMLASLVNFFNPSHIVLTGGVTRMGPLWLASIRQSVYQRSLALSTRHIEIRPSLVGDQGGLIGAGALAMLGCLRVERT; the protein is encoded by the coding sequence ATGACGGCACAGACGGTGGGCCGGTGGTCAGATATTTCCGCGGCCGAGCGGGCGGTGGTGGAAGCGGTCTTCTGGGGACGGGACCTCTCCCGCAGCGAGTTGGGACGGCGTGTGGGCTTTTCCAAGAGCAAGCTGGGCGCAGAAGTGGCCGGGCTGATCACCGCCGGCGTGCTGGAAGAACGCGGCGCTCACGCCTCCACTGGAGGGCGGCGTGCGGAGGGGCTGAGTCTGAGCCGCGACCTGGGCGTGCTGGCAGCAGTCGACCTGGGCGCCACCAGCCTGGACGTGGCCCTGCTCTCCCCCACGCTGGAGGTTCTGGACGCCTTGACTGAGGACACGGACGTGCGGCGGGGGCCGGGCCCGGTGATGGCGCGGGTCAAGGCGCTGGTGCGCCAGCTTCTTCGTGCGCGGGGCCTGCGGGAAGGCGACGTCCTCGCCGTGGGTATGGGCCTTCCGGGGCCGGTGGAGTTTCAAAGTGGCCTGCCGGTCAACCCGCCCATCATGCCCGGTTGGGAGGGCTTTTCGATCCGCGACGACCTCGCGGAGATGCTGGACGCCCCCGTGTATGTGGACAACGACGTGAACATCGCGGCGCTGGCCGAACTGTGGCATGGCGGACAGCAACCGCAGAACTTCTTCGTGGTCAAGGTGGGCACCGGGATCGGCTGCGGCATCGTATGTGGCGGCGAGATCTACCGGGGCGCGGACGGAGCGGCGGGCGACGTGGGGCACATCCTGGTGGATCCCCTGGGGCCGCGCTGCCACTGCGGCAACGTGGGCTGCGTGGAGGTGATGGCCGCCGGTCCCGCCATCGCCCGCGAGGCCACGGCGGCCGCGCAGGCGGGCGAGAGCCCCCTTCTGGCCGACTGGTTGGAGGCGAACGGACGGCTGGACCCCCCGGACGTGGCCCGCGCGGCGCGTGAGGGGGACCCGGTGGCGAACGCCATTATTCAGAAGTCGGGCCTGCTCATCGGCCAGATGCTCGCGTCGCTGGTCAACTTCTTCAATCCGTCGCACATCGTCCTGACGGGCGGTGTGACGCGCATGGGGCCGCTGTGGCTCGCCTCCATCCGTCAGAGCGTGTACCAGCGCTCACTGGCGCTCTCAACGCGGCATATCGAGATTCGCCCCTCCCTCGTGGGAGACCAGGGCGGCCTGATCGGGGCCGGAGCACTGGCGATGCTGGGTTGTCTCCGGGTGGAACGCACGTGA